From a single Budorcas taxicolor isolate Tak-1 chromosome X, Takin1.1, whole genome shotgun sequence genomic region:
- the BCLAF3 gene encoding BCLAF1 and THRAP3 family member 3, with product MARSRSRSPRWRHRSLTPVPRSSEHYKQRYEHYGYDYRKDPKRHITWRMDNEKYGQSKPRISSRENIYYRSYEHRSPSPNIRGSSSEKFYTYKPPQVYLPERGDDSNRRAQYVPRHSEGIFYKEHQRSCYPQKAQGRYIPDDRRNRRSEKGGTPPVRSTTDSFRFEGYWHEDEPRHQRIQDEKYSQSLRRGSEDFEKRSSFQKRYPEDHDFRKYGHTSKRPHDVERYENREPVRSLQWKSRHFSAPYQEKKDQWNLETQTHRYAPREFPETSSAAKVSCDSRHRYRKTSDGDKDFYDGRAQRYPKEEDRKLSSQKVPVNRESSCSHAGRGRETEGGQVRESSKPSKKDCAALTHSDKSDVDSRSCKDTRKDKIKKERAGSKDSNSSCNQLDNSDSDLKPSSVFLRKKSLTVKVDVKQAQNRSRVASSYSTERQMSHDLVAVGRKSEKFHPVFEHLDSTQNTENKPTGEFAQQIITIIHQVKANYFPSPEITLHERFSKIQVKKAADVNETKLSSDPEIHRRIDMSLAELQSKQTMVYDSKQTLVKIIDPSDLRHDIERRRKERLQNEDEHIFHIASATERSDQHSSFSELKDTHVDEFQKPTSFEKSNFRKFIQKPSSNDTMQRKDVITHRPFEVEENRQNTRGFRRPFKTNFRGGRFHFQHKSDLVQKSLYIQAKYQRLRFAGPRGFVTNKFRERLLRGKKEYTNIDPAI from the exons GTCTTTAACACCAGTGCCTAGAAGTTCTGAACACTACAAGCAAAGATATGAGCATTATGGCTACGACTATAGGAAGGATCCAAAAAGACACATCACTTGGAGAATGGACAATGAGAAATATGGACAGAGTAAACCAAGGATTTCTTCTCGTGAAAATATATATTACCGATCTTACGAGCATAGATCACCTTCCCCAAACATAAGAGGAAGCTCTTCAGAAAAGTTTTATACTTATAAGCCTCCCCAAGTATATTTACCAGAAAGAGGAGATGATAGTAACAGAAGAGCTCAATATGTGCCCAGACACTCAGAAGGTATATTCTACAAAGAGCACCAGAGGAGTTGTTATCCCCAGAAAGCACAAGGAAGGTATATTCCTGATGACCGCAGAAATAGAAGAAGTGAAAAAGGAGGGACACCACCTGTGAGATCAACAACAGATTCTTTTAGATTCGAAGGATATTGGCATGAAGATGAACCGAGGCACCAGAGGATACAAGATGAAAAATACTCTCAGTCACTTAGAAGAGGCTCTGAAGATTTTGAGAAAAGGAGCTCTTTTCAGAAGAG GTATCCTGAGGATCATGATTTCAGAAAATACGGACACACATCAAAAAGACCTCACGATGTGGAGAGGTATGAAAACAGAGAGCCTGTCAGGAGCCTGCAGTGGAAATCCAGGCATTTTTCTGCTCCTTACCAAGAGAAGAAAGATCAGTGGAACCTTGAAACCCAGACTCATCGATATGCTCCAAGGGAATTCCCAGAGACCAGTTCAGCAGCCAAGGTATCCTGTGATTCTCGCCACAGATATCGAAAGACCTCAGATGGCGACAAGGACTTTTATGATGGAAGAGCTCAGAGGTACCCTAAGGAGGAAGATAGAAAATTGAGTTCTCAAAAAGTCCCTGTGAATAGAGAGTCCAGTTGTTCTCATgctggaagagggagagagactgaAGGTGGGCAAGTCAGAGAATCTTCTAAGCCATCAAAGAAAGACTGTGCTGCCTTAACCCACTCAGATAAAAGCGATGTTGATTCGAGATCCTGTAAGGACACACGGAAggacaaaataaagaaagaaagagctggCAGTAAAGACAGCAACTCTTCCTGTAACCAACTTGATAATAGTGATTCCGACTTGAAGCCTTCATCTGTCTTTCTTAGGAAGAAGTCACTCACAGTTAAAGTAGATGTGAAGCAAGCACAGAATAGATCTag GGTTGCTTCTAGCTATTCCACAGAGAGACAGATGTCACATGATTTGGTTGCTGTTGGCAGGAAAAGTGAAAAGTTTCATCCAGTGTTTGAACATCTTGACTCAACTCAGAATACTGAAAACAAACCTACAGGAGAATTTGCTCAGCAAATCATAACTATAATCCATCAAGTTAAAG caaattattttccatcaccTGAAATAACTCTGCATGAGCGTTTCTcaaaaattcaagttaaaaaagCTGCAGATGTAAATGAAACTAAGTTGAGCTCGGATCCAGAAATTCACAG GAGAATAGATATGTCTTTGGCCGAGCTTCAGAGTAAACAAACTATGGTATATGACTCAAAACAG ACTCTGGTCAAAATAATAGATCCAAGTGACCTACGACATGACattgaaagaaggagaaaagaacgGTTACAGAATGAAGATGAGCACATTTTTCACATAGCTAGTGCTACAGAGAG GAGTGATCAGCATTCCAGTTTTTCAGAGTTGAAGGATACTCATGTTGATGAATTCCAAAAACCTACAtcttttgaaaaatcaaattttagaaaatttattcaGAAACCTTCCTCG AATGATACTATGCAGAGAAAAGATGTCATTACTCACAGACCATTTGAAGTTGAGGAAAACCGTCAAAATACAAGAGGCTTTAGAAGACCTTTTAAG acCAACTTTAGAGGTGGCAGATTTCATTTCCAACATAAATCAGACCTAGTACAGAAGAGCTTGTACATTCAGGCTAAATATCAGCGTTTACGGTTCGCTGGTCCAAGGGGATTTGTCACTAATAAATTCAGAGAAAGAttactgaggggaaaaaag GAATATACAAACATTGACCCAGCAATCTAA